A single window of Bufo bufo chromosome 10, aBufBuf1.1, whole genome shotgun sequence DNA harbors:
- the LOC120980045 gene encoding uncharacterized protein K02A2.6-like: MDNNGFSSDEETCVQHVGLFQVAGSTPAIKVDVTLNGCPVSMDVDTGAAVSVISWTDLKASGLSLPLKPTKLTLQTYSKELLQPLGYVKPLVTLGNRSQSLRLYVVRNGGPPLYGRDWIKALGMPPFTIAQCTLLSKVDHWVESLKSRFKEVFEDSLGTVKGKMAHLLLKPGATPRFCKARSVPFALRKKVEAELDHLLAEKIITKVDRSEWASPIVPVKKKNGDIRICGDFRVALNNQLLVAQYPLPRLEDLFGSLAGGQKFTKIDLKQAYLQLQVHPDSRHLLTINTHKGLFQYNRMVFGIAPAPAIWQQIMDEVLAGIPFTQCLLDDMLITGPTDEEHRKNVEAVLERLQKYGLRVNLSKCEFLKSQLEFCAHTVDRHGLHTTEEKVKALTHAPTPRNVTQLRSYLGLLNYYHRFLPNLAHQLYPLHRLLDARAKWIWTDKCEEAFRLSKELILSSRVLVHYDLKKPVILACDASPYGLGAVLSHVMPDGTERPISFASRSLTSAEQNYSQIDKEALAIVWATKKFHAYIYGREFTLITDHKPLLSILNPQKGISTTTASRLQRYALFLGAYAYSIRYRSHDTHGNADAFSRLPLRDDHPLREVRVVEVHRPQSCMSTSLIARHTATDPFLSQIFSYVQTGWPERVSGEFRPYFARKCELVTNAGCLQWGNRVIVPQYLQSTMLRILHEGHPGVVRMKQRAWSYVWWPQMDTAIEDYVAQCPGCCQAQRPQKRGTLQPWPWPTEPWSRLHLDFAGPIQGKMYLIVVDAHSKWPEVFQMPSITSAATILVLRKLFAQYGLPTAIVSDNGTQFTSHEFQSFLSGLGVQHYKTAPYHPASNGLAERFVQTFKKHLLSTLDQVGLSEEKLLEFLIMYRNTKHATTGLSPAFLMFGRHLRTKLDLVRLQEQSPTPPPPGRLGFRAGDLVWSRNYRALPPWLPGVIDGTLGRRMYLVRLEEGICVR; encoded by the coding sequence ATGGACAATAACGGTTTTAGCTCTGATGAGGAGACATGTGTCCAGCATGTTGGACTGTTTCAAGTAGCTGGGAGTACTCCTGCGATTAAAGTGGATGTCACACTCAATGGCTGTCCTGTCTCCATGGATGTTGATACAGGGGCAGCTGTGTCTGTCATTTCATGGACTGATTTAAAGGCATCGGGTCTGTCCCTGCCGCTAAAACCTACAAAGCTCACACTACAAACCTACAGCAAGGAACTACTACAGCCCTTGGGTTATGTAAAACCCCTTGTTACATTAGGCAACCGCAGTCAAAGTCTACGCCTTTATGTTGTAAGGAATGGAGGTcctccgctgtatggaagggactGGATCAAAGCcctgggcatgcctccttttacCATTGCCCAATGTACATTGCTTTCTAAAGTAGACCATTGGGTGGAATCCCTGAAGTCacgttttaaagaggtttttgagGACTCTTTGGGCACCGTAAAAGGAAAGATGGCCCACCTCCTCTTGAAGCCTGGTGCTACACCTCGTTTTTGTAAGGCAAGATCAGTACCTTTTGCCTTGCGAAAAAAAGTGGAAGCAGAGCTGGACCACCTATTGGCTGAAAAGATCATAACGAAAgtggatagaagtgaatgggcatcACCAATTGTGCCTGTCAAGAAAAAGAATGGAGACATTAGGATTTGTGGTGATTTCAGGGTAGCTCTGAACAACCAACTTCTTGTGGCTCAATACCCATTGCCTCGACTTGAAGATTTATTTGGCTCACTGGCTGGGGggcaaaagtttacaaaaatagactTAAAGCAAGCTTACCTGCAACTGCAAGTACACCCAGATTCACGCCATCTGTTGACCATTAACACTCATAAAGGATTATTCCAGTATAACCGCATGGTTTTTGGCATAGCCCCAGCTCCAGCCATCTGGCAGCAGATCATGGATGAGGTACTGGCAGGAATACCTTTCACCCAATGTCTACTGGATGACATGCTCATCACTGGTCCCACTGATGAAGAACACAGAAAGAATGTTGAAGCTGTGCTAgagagactccaaaagtatggtttgCGTGTCAATCTTTCAAAATGCGAATTTCTCAAGTCTCAACTGGAGTTTTGTGCCCACACGGTGGACCGACATGGGTTACACACTACTGAAGAAAAGGTTAAAGCCCTTACCCATGCCCCTACCCCCCGGAATGTCACCCAGCTCAGGTCCTACCTTGGCCTCCTAAATTACTACCACCGTTTCTTGCCGAACCTAGCACACCAGCTCTACCCATTACATCGCTTACTGGATGCAAGAGCTAAATGGATATGGACAGACAAATGTGAAGAAGCTTTTCGGCTTTCTAAAGAACTCATTCTGTCTTCTCGAGTTCTGGTCCACTATGATTTAAAGAAACCCGTCATCCTGGCTTGTGATGCCTCGCCTTATGGACTGGGTGCCGTGCTTTCCCATGTCATGCCGGATGGCACGGAGCGCCCCATTTCTTTTGCCTCCAGGTCTTTAACCTCAGCAGAACAAAACTACTCCCAGATTGACAAGGAAGCTTTGGCCATTgtatgggccacaaaaaaatttCACGCGTACATCTATGGTCGGGAGTTCACACTTATCACTGACCACAAACCTCTGTTGTCAATACTGAACCCTCAGAAAGGAATTTCTACAACAACCGCATCTCGCTTACAAAGGTACGCTTTATTCTTAGGAGCTTATGCTTATTCTATCAGATACCGCTCCCATGATACCCATGGAAATGCAGATGCATTTTCCAGATTGCCACTAAGAGATGACCACCCACTAAGAGAGGTACGTGTAGTGGAAGTACACAGGCCACAATCTTGCATGTCCACCTCCCTGATTGCCAGACATACAGCCACAGATCCTTTCCTGTCTCAGATATTCTCTTATGTTCAGACTGGATGGCCAGAGAGAGTTTCAGGTGAATTTCGTCCGTACTTTGCCAGAAAATGTGAGCTTGTGACTAATGCTGGTTGCCTACAATGGGGCAATAGAGTGATTGTACCCCAGTACTTGCAATCAACCATGCTAAGGATACTGCATGAAGGCCATCCTGGTGTGGTGCGCATGAAGCAGCGAGCCTGGAGCTATGTTTGGTGGCCACAAATGGATACAGCAATTGAAGATTATGTTGCTCAATGTCCTGGGTGCTGTCAAGCCCAGCGACCCCAAAAGAGAGGAACCCTGCAACCTTGGCCATGGCCAACAGAACCGTGGTCCAGACTCCATCTTGATTTTGCTGGCCCCATCCAGGGTAAAATGTATTTGATCGTGGTAGATGCGCATTCAAAATGGCCGGAGGTTTTTCAAATGCCTTCTATTACCTCAGCTGCTACCATTCTAGTCTTAAGGAAGCTCTTTGCTCAATATGGCTTGCCAACAGCCATAGTCTCCGACAATGGAACTCAATTTACATCGCATGAGTTTCAATCCTTCCTTAGTGGCTTGGGCGTCCAACACTACAAAACAGCTCCTTATCATCCAGCTTCAAATGGGCTGGCAGAACGATTTGTGCAGACATTTAAGAAGCACTTACTGTCCACTCTGGACCAGGTTGGACTGTCAGAAGAGAAGCTGCTGGAATTCTTGATCATGTACCGTAACACGAAACACGCTACTACTGGGCTGTCACCGGCTTTTCTTATGTTTGGCAGGCATCTCCGCACCAAACTTGATTTAGTTCGTCTGCAGGAACAGTCACCAACGCCTCCTCCgccgggccgtctgggattccgtgCCGGTGATCTTGTATGGTCTCGGAATTACAGAGCTTTGCCTCCTTGGCTTCCTGGCGTTATTGATGGAACTCTTGGCAGAAGAATGTACCTTGTCCGCCTGGAGGAAGGCATTTGTGTTCGGTGA